One Scyliorhinus torazame isolate Kashiwa2021f chromosome 17, sScyTor2.1, whole genome shotgun sequence genomic window, ACTTCTATTTCAAGTCTCGATATCCAATAATCATTTCCAATTGATGCTGGATCTGATTACATTTTATCCCCCCTAATGTAAGATTTGAGAACTGTAATATTTCATTGATGCCATGGTGCAACTTTAATTGGTTTAGAGTTTGGAGGGAACCCTCccatcgtctccccccccccccccccccagtctgtgtaATATTTACGTGAATTGATTTGAATTCACAAAAAATTTCACAATTGCTCCTGTTGCAATCTCTCCGGTTCAACAACTGGCCAAACCTTTTAGTTTCTCTTCCGCTCtccacacctccacactacccAAAGTATCAAATGTGTTAAAATCTTTGGGCAACAGTTGGGTTAAGCACAAGTTTAACACTAATTTATGTTTAGATTACCGAAGATAAAGTTTTACAAGTTTCCATTCAAGTAATTATTTAATCTTTGATCCTACTTTGAGACAGTGACTGAACTAAATGTCACAATTTTATTTTCGAAGTGTGACTCCCAAACttggtcaatttttaaaaaatgtttaaaaatgttttctccaattaaggggtaatttagcatggccaatccacctactctgcacatctttgggttgtgggggtgagacccacgcagacacggggaatgtgcaaactccacacagacagtatagggccaaacccgggttctcggcgctgagagatagaagtgctaaccactgctccaccgtggcaCTCCACACTTGGTCAGTTTAAATTAAACTGGTCACCCCTGCAAATAACCTATAGGACTGCCTCCCAACAATAATCCTTCATCAGATTGCCTGGTCCATGATCAGGGTTGGAGGATGCTTGAGCCTATAAATAGTTTAACACACTTCCTTTAATATCGATTCATTTTATTAAATGCAGACTGTGAAGTTGTCATTTCTTTTCTGTAGCTTGCTCCTCATAAAAATATTGAAGATTCTTCCAAACTTCAAAGTCACCAATGCAGTTAACACAAATATAGTGTTGTCAGGCtatgaacaaagttttattttaaaGTTACATCTATTGAGCAAGCACGAAAATGCTTCTGTGGTTTTGAGACAAGCTTTTAAATTCATTCCGTGAGGAGGAAATTAAGGCTTGATTTTGCTAATTACAAAGTCTGAAATCATTCCTTTACTCCCACACCTATCAACAATTTGTGTCCATCATCATAATAGAAAAATATTAAAAACAACAGATGTGATGCTCATCCACAACATTTTAAGCTGTCTTAGTTTCCTGTCTCGGCCTCCTTGGAAGTGGATTTAACTTGTAAAGCAATTTTTGGCAGAAACTATAAGAGATTGAGGAGAAAAAGAGAATGAAAAAGAATTAGATTTCAATGTTTAGTTGGTCACCAACAATAACATCTTATTAGTGCATTtaatataataaaacatcccaaagtgctgcaCAGGAACATTTTATGACTTtgtgtcacattttgttttataatgagACATTAGCGCAGATGACCAGAAACTTGGTTAAAGAATCTTTAAGGAGCATCACAAAGAAGGAAAGTGAGATAGAGActgggagaggtgtagggaggcaaTTTCAGATATTAGGGCCTAGGCAACTGAATGCACGGCCAGCAGTGGTGGAGCGATTAATTTTAAGGATGCTGaggaggtcagaattagaggagtgcaggcaTCTCAGAAGGTTGTATGACTGGAAAATAGAAAAGGGTCTGGATTTTACAGGAGCGGGGCATGTGCTGTCATGTTACATAGGTTATGGGCCAATCCGCAGCAACAACACTGCCCCCCTGCCTAACCAAGCAGAGAGTGGGACATTCGCCCTTCAGTGCGACCAAGTCTCACCTTGGAGGTGCTGGCGCGACTCTGAATTGCATGCAGTTGTAGCAGATCCAACAGCACTAGAATGCAGGAGTGGTTGGTGCTGGAGCTGCAAGATGAGAAGAGCAATGGATCCTCGAGGACCTAGACCCGGATAAGTGATTTTTGGGCAGCACAATATTGTGCACCCTTGAGAAGGGGGAGAGATGTTGAGGGGTGGGTTTTAGAGACCAGGTGGGGAAGGGTTATCATTGGTTGCATAGGGCTCCCTTCAAAGAACACCCACTCTTGGCTTTCTCAGCTCAGATGGTGAAAACCCAGACTTAGCATGCCTGCCAGCCTGCCCACGCCTGCCAGCCTGCCCACGCCATGGTAAGTGTAATATTTTTGGTCAGTTGGCTTGCTAATAAGTTCAATTGCTcactaatgtttttttttaatggtagACGGGCTGCTTATTTCAACACCCACACACCTACCCTATGATGTGAAACAGTTTTATTGAAATCAGAATGATGGCTTGTGGATTTTACAGCTGCGTAGGATGCAGAAGTCTCAATTTGCAAATGTAAAATCccagccatggagagatttgaaaacagggGAAGCCAAGTGAGTTTAACCATTCAGTATGTGGTTGATTTGTCTGAAGTAAAAATGCAGATAAGTGAAAAACAAGAATGTTTCTCACAAAAAAACAAGCCCTTAATATTacttaaaatgaaaaaaaaagtttGCTTTTTATTTCAGTTGTTGGTCACAGAAGAATATGAACAAAGGTTGCTGAATCTCGAGGTTTCTCACTCTGACTCTGAACGTAAACTTGATAAGACGGTGGTAGCCGTGGCACAGATTCAGTCCTCTGACCTGGATAATAAGTTGGCTACACTTCAATCAGAAATGAGCAAAAGCCTGAGTGAGCTCAGAAAGGACTTGCTAACGAAGACTGACTTGCAGCATGTAGAGGATACAGTTGAGCTTCTCAGAGGAACTGAATTCGCAAGGACTGAGCAGCAAGTTGCAAGCGTGATGTCTGCTAGTTCAAAACTGGAAGAAAGTGTCAATTCGCTCTCTGCTTCTTTGTCAAGTTTAACAGGTCGTATTACAAACCTAGAAGCAGAGAAACAGAATCTTCAAGCCATACAACAAAGTGCTGAGGACATAAGTGCGGTCAAGGAGTTAGTAGCTCATAGCCTTCCCTCCCTCTCCAATGGAGTGATTACATTAACAAACCAATTAAATCAGACTACCCTGGTGACGAATGCTATACAATCGCAGATAGCACAGCATGGCAAAGAACTCCTGGGACTTAAAGAGGTTACATCAGTCCAACAAGCAGAACACCTCTCCAGTAAAGAAGAGCTGGAAAATATCAGGTTTAACCCATGTTTTTGTCATTGGGTGGGGAATTGGGATTGATTACATTGAAAGGAAAATCAAATATTTAAGGAGGAGTATCGTAGCAACCACTAAATTCCTAATTAATTCATCCCAGTCCTGATTGGTTTGAGATTTTCTATGTTCTGCATGTAGTGGGTATTAGTTGGATAATGTCATCCATTTATCCATGTTGTATCCATTTCAGAGAATTGGCCCATCGATTACAAACCGAGAAGATCTCTTTGGAAGAACTTGAGACTGCTGTTCGAAGTACTTTGGCTGATGATGTTAGCCAGCTGCAAAACAGAAATAGCAAAATAGATGAAGTGATGGTCAATCTGCAGAATCACATCATGGAGGTAAAAAAAATTCTGGGTCATTAAGTTTCAATAAGTCACCTTTTTGTTTAATTACAATAAAAATTGTTAAAGAGCTATTCCACTTAACAGCTCGGTCAATAATTGTATTTGAGTGCAGCGCCTTGGGTGCTGGACCTTTAGTTGGATGGCGTCCAGTCCAAACCATGGTAAATACTTTCTGTATCGCGACAAAACTAAGTGACATTGATGAAAATGGGCCAACCTGGACTTTTCATTACCTGATTCTTGAAGTATTTCTCTCTAAATTGTCAGGACAAAGGCTTGCCGAACAGTTGTGTGCAGCCACTTAATGTTTATTGGTATATTATAAGTTGTATGAGAAAATAGATTACCAAAGCAACTGAAGCCCAGCTGGTTTCTAGGTGACAATAACAAAGTATTCAATTACAGGAAAAGATTCTTTCTCTGCTACTTTCAAACTGGAGGTCTGCTGAAACTTGGGAAAATAGAAGGAGCTGCATCTGGAAGACTCCGGCTGCATGTTTTGCTGCTGGGGGCTTAACTCCAAGGGTGGGCTGAGAATTGGGATGGCTGCCTGCCACAGAGGCGGACAGATGAGCAATCCAATTCATGTCCGTATCAGTTTTTCTTTTGCTCGAGTTGGAGAAACCTCCCGGCAGCAGACCAAAGGCCAGTAGTGCGGGAGGTTCCATGCTCCAGATGAAAGACTGATGCTCTATCCACCCGTAGTTCTGAAGAGCGTTTTCCCCATGAACCCGTACCAGCTCCTGGCCTCTTGCGTGCAAGAACCTGAGGAAGTTGAGGTGCTCTCTTGTTTTTCCTGGCAGCTCCTTCCTCTCCCACTGGGGGTTGGCAAATGGACATCGCTAAGGGCCTTGCAGCATTGGGAGCCCACAGTGAGCATGAAGACAGCTAATTAAGAGGCTGCCACCCAGAAGATTGTGCTAAAGGGTGTGTGCTGCCGACATTTACGGGCTCATCCCAGTGAGCCTGATATTGGGTCCCCGATGCCTTCTGGAAAATCCATCCCTGTATGATTTGTTCACCAGCTGGATTCCTCACCTATGTTTCTTTACCTCCCCAAGTTGATGACCATTGTCACAAATATAGAGCCTGTTCTATAGCCTGTGCACGTCTTCAATTTTGCAGTGTTCATATGAGTGGAATACAATTGGCGGAAAATGTTAGTCAAAATCAGTGAGTTTTGTCGTACTTTATATTTGACAAATAATCCAGAAAATACCTTATGACTTCATAATTTCAATCATCCAACTGAATGTGGAAAGCAACTGCTTGGTTTTTTGATAGAGAAGTTCTCTTGGAACTGTTTTCTAATCGCTTTTGGGAATTGTTTGGGATTCCATCTCATTAATCTGGAAAGTTCAACTTGTATCTGTTCAAAACTTAATTACTCAGAATATGTGAATGCCTTCGCGTTATGCCAAACAGGATCTGTCTATAATGTTTTAAGTTGAAAGCTCTTGTATTGGTTTGTGATATGAAACTGGAATTTTATTTTGTTGCTTTTGAATACCTTGCACGTTGATCTTAAAAAGGGGAAAATGTGGGAAATGTCTGGTGCAATTAATCAACATGTTTAAAGAAGTCATTCTTCTGTTTTAAAGCTCACTGGATTGGAAGTTTTTCACAAGTCAGCGGCTATTGTGCCTCGAGGGCAGTCAGCACTATAAAATTATTGATATAAGAGACCATTATATCATATTCTGTGTGACAGAACCTTTCACTCTAGTGGATCATGCTTTACATTTTCTTTTAAAAGTagcttgccaaatttgctgattagcatagaatttactgtgcagaaggaggccattcggcccatcgagtctgcaccggcccttggaaagagccccattcctaaccccatacctccaccccacccccgtaacccagcaaccccacttaacctttggacactagtggtgatttagtatagccaatccaactaagctgcacatctttggactgtgggaggaaaccggagcacccagaggaaacccacgcatacactgggagaaagtgcaaactccacacagacttagtcatctgaggccggaattgaacctgggaccctggagctgtgaggtagcagtgctaatcactgtgccaccatgacacccTAATTACTTGGGTTGTGTCAGGCTCCTGGATCAATGGGCAGGAAATTACGTGCCCATTTGAGGCAGTGGGGTGGGAGCGGTGGAGGTGAGAAGCCTAAAATTGAATGGatgggatccccccgcccccccatggaaTTTTATGCTTGGGTGGGCAGGGCCTTGGGTGGGGAACCTGCCCATTCACCAATGAAGGCCCTTAAATGACCACAAGGGCCTTATCCAGTTTTTATGCTGGCAGGAGTGGGTAGGTTGGGAAAGTGACATTTACACCTTTCCCCATCtcagggcagtgggggtggggtggggtcggggagggggagcaTCTCCCACAGCAGATTGGTCCCTAATTGGTCCTACTCTTtcactggttatcctcttcccattgagatagttatagaatatcttgggattttccctacttttaccagccagagattTCCCTTatgccctctttgctctcctaattaatTTTTTATctctatcctgcactttctgtactccactaatgcctctgctgatTTACTCCCCTTGAACTTGCTGAAagcctcttttccttctcatcaaatCCTGAATATCTCTGACCAGCCAAGGTTCTCTGGGCTTGTCACTCCTTCCTATCACCCTAGAGGTAGCATGTTGTGCCTGTACCCTCCCAATTTTCTTTTTGGATGCCCCAGGATTGAATCCCAGGCAGAGTGCTGCAGTCCCACTTTGGCTGTTACAACGCTGTCCCTGGCTGGGTTGAAGAGCTGTCGGCTAGTCTGATTTGGCCGACAGCTCCCACTGGCAGCACTTGCTTCCAAGGGCGGACAGAGGTTCCACCCACTGCCAATCAACATGCAAGTATGTTAAATGGCAGTGGGGCTAATGTTGGCGGCTGCGTGTTAGGTGCCAACTGAGTGACGTGCAAAGCTTTTCCATTATTTCTAAAGATCTTTTCGATTTTTATTTTGAAGTAATTGTTTTAAATCTCCTTTAAAAGAGCTCATTAATGAACCTACAGAAGTAGTGCCTGCATGTTGAGTTGAACTATTTCACTTTAGATTTATATCCGTATGAAATTCTTGAATTCTATATTCCCATCACATTTAaagcttaatttgaaaaaaattctTTATACCTATGATACAGGCAGTAAGGGGTTTAATTTAGAACTGCCTTGATTTCTCCACTCGCTAAATGCCAAAGAACGGTGTTTTCGATTAccccctttataagtggtggtGTATTTTCTCCAACTCTTTGGTTTTGGAGTGTTCTAATCCTCTatgaataaccccacagcaaactaaaGATAAGGTAAAATTGGAGAATTGGTTTATATTACACCCACAAAAAAATGTGGGAAGGAGTTTTATAGCATCTATCCCTTTTTGCATTTTTGCAATAACAGAGGAATACAGGAAAGAAGGGTTCCaggtgtcgtcttttaaaatctttcctacttcaagactgtgaagaaaacaactttacaactctgtttcgataaaactaactttgtctttattgaccaaagtctgcatgcagatggttacaggttagagagagagagagctgttaaggtaaacctgctcattctttctcaagctcgcaaagacatggagaaaacgttcaatatttatacaaaagctgtatcattttacaaaacagaccttgttcaaaaatgtcaatacagtcataacttctgatcaaacatgttgtcatggaaagaccctgactcggcttatttgcagtattttgtctttagagggtttaagacgtggtcctattttgtttttacctctgccctcatgatgccttgacgcagatggacctaggtcatgaggaggttgtgttattaggacattcctagatcgtggctttgttatcaggttttaataaggtcaggcactattttccctcttctggccttgtatgatacaattatgtggattcttagctttgtctagtttgtcagggtctgatcttggcacttagctgacacagctgtctcacacttggttacataagttggctatttttcccatcatgctattgctgagtttgtacactttcacacagGCAAAGCCCATGATAAAAAAATAAGAGTGACAATTTCACAAGAGTCCAGTAAGTCACAGTCCAATGAAGGTTCTTTCAGGGGTTTTGTCTGGCAGAAGGCTTGGTCTTAGGAACTCAGTGGCAGGCTGATCTCATTGACAGTACAGCAAAGTATTCTTATACCCTGGAAATTAGTCCACTCTAGGCAAAACTTTGGGAAGAGATGGAGGTCAAAGGCAGACTGCCAGCCTGAATCTGGGAGTTTTCGCTTCGGAGGTTAAACTGCAACTGACAAAACCCAAAAGCTGTATCATTAAAGCAATTCAACAGTTCAGGTCTCGGTCATGTTACAATGGTTTTGGGCCGAGCTATTCCGCTaacattgacgaatgtgatataaaatagttactttagagatattagttaatgtaatgtagaaataagccactttgattctggcaagtagagacaaaggattttagaccgcatggaaaaaagcaggaagaggtgtgtctatgagagtgatgctgaattgataggggccggagaaagggattggaagtgagccaatcagaatagatcaaacaagtcaggagggacataggatgacctatgggtgtcgagtatgtgaaacttgatgccatttgaatgtatcagtactgatctctttgtctgggacattcacttagttcccggggctgcagagagcaacatgttatctgtatcactgtggactaggtagcttgcaagctgaataaaataactaatgttatacttgcaaatccatctcgacttttattgaggccagactgacggataaagaaatttgggattcaacaacatggccccttatTAAAACTCTTGCGTGTTTTGAGTAGGTAAATGTAGAACCATCAGCACAACGTTGGAGATGAATCACAAATAGCTCTGCCTTTATCCACAGCTGGCTGGTGCAGACAccttggcaggattctccatcggcgggatcctctgtttcaccGGCAGCGTACTCAGACCCGcgtatttcccgacggcgtgggggttcccacgatgggaaatcccattggccgttgCTGGGGGGGAGATTCGCGCTGCTGGTGGGGGGCGCGCCATGCCAGAAAACGCATGCGGCGGGATGGAGGACCTCTCCCCTTATCTACTTTTCCTTTTGTGTTGGCTGACTGGAATGTTTATTCGTGCAATGAATGTTGCCTTTCAGGGGTTTGATTGAATCCAGCTGGTTttgctcagtgggttagacagctggtttgtgatgcagaacaaggccagcagcatgaattcaattcctgtaccagctgagaattctgaattctccctctgtgtacccgaacaggcgccggaatgtggcgactaggggcttttcatagtaacctcattgcagtgttaatctaagcctacttgtgacaataaagattattccctCTTAAAAATTCACACGAGTACAAGTTTGTAGCAATTTTGCTTAAACTTTTAAAGGACTTCTTTTCTGTACTGTGAAGGCATTGTCCAAATGGAAATATCTCTGTAATGGCGGTAGAATATTTGAAAACCTGTCCTTCGAAACTAAATGGCAGTAGCAGTTCTAGCATTGAAACCTGAATGGCAAAACTTAAAAGAAACCAAATGAGTGAATTGACATATTGTGCACATTCCACAACATAACTGAATAGCTATTAATAATGATGATCAAGCTAAAAACCAATTGTCACAATCTCATAATATAAGTCATGCTCAACTTAGTTGACTTTAGAATAAGTTAAATTTGATCATGAACATTTTTGGGGGCACAAAAACAGTGATATAAATGGGAAAGTAGAAAATTGGATGGTGCAGTGGGTTCGAAGTTGGCCTTTCATCTTTGGGACCTGTTGTCCCATCTTACATTTGGTTTTCCATTCTGCGACTAGCTTTGGCAGTTATCTTTCCACTTGTCCAAGTGCAGATAGAATGTTAAAAATTGAATTTTGATGACCTTGTGTAATATTGCGATTTTAATTTTCACCCAACCTACCTACGATATGCATCCTGTTTGCAAAGGCCATAATATTGTGTATGTTGTCATGTAAGAGTCCCTTTTTTAAAAttgtattgaggtatttcttttagCATTGTTTatcttgttgctgttacaatgtacataaaaaggaaaatgttaacatagtgcaaataccacctccctctcccacaggtcccaccattacttaaccccctaatctacgctagcctaaccccatccccccccccccccttctgctgatgattaattatcTGCGAAGAAGTcgccgaatggttgccacctccgggcgaaccctaacagtgaccctctcatggcgaacttaattttctccagacagaggaaaccagccatgtccaatagccaggtctccgatttcggggactttgagtccttccatgctagtaatatccgcctctgggctaccagggaagcaaaggccagaacatctgcctctttctcctcctggattcccggatcctgcgacaccccgagaatcgccacctctggactccgtgccacccttgtatttaataccttggacatgatgtcggcaaacccctgccaaaatcccctcagctttggacatgtccagaacatgtggacatggttcgctggccctccctctttctgagctgctgtgcaagcgtcctgctggccttctcaccatgctcgtagatcgccccccctagcctttctgagctgttccactgccctccctgtggttagcaagccaaattccgcctgtagcctccggcgttcccttaaaagccctgcctctggagcctccacaTACTCACTGTCAACTTGTAGAATCTATTTTACCAGTCGGcctgtctctgccctatccgtcctgtccctgtgagcccggatcgaaatcagctcgcctctcaccactgccttcagcgcttcccagaccaccgctgccaagacctcccccatatcattcacctgcaggtagttcaacatacaattcctcagcctctcgcacaccgcttagtccgccaatagccctacatccaaccttcattgcaggcgctgcttgctatccatactaacctgcaggtcaacccagtgcggagcatggtccgtgaTCGCAATCGGCAAGTATCCCGTGTCCACCAACCCTGCCCATAGGACCCTAACCAAGACAGAAGCCGATCCGAGAGTACACTGATGTACttgggagtaaaaagaaaactccttcgccctgctGCCTAAATCTCTATGGATccaaccccccatctgctccatgaaccctttcagctcctttgccattgctggcaccctgcccgttctcgagaatgaccgatccaggccgggatcaataactgtattaaagtccccttccatgatCAGCTTGTTCGAGTCCAGGTtcggaatcttccctagcaccctctttataaattcactgtccctccaccgaagtccctccctcgtcagcggaaccgattttccccccccccccccccccccccccccagcaacactactcttaAGACCTAGCCCATCTCATAAACTAAACAGATGCAcagcccccactgtgcttccatgagctaTCTCACCCAGCTAGATTGGTGGcccccggcgccaagaagtctcccacctattgttcccgcgCTCCCcttcccccgctcatacaaacaaattccctcgctcatacaaacaaattccctcatctaacaatccccagacaaacacccaacagcaagaaaacacaaaaacaaaagcaccacccaccgaaactcaaacaggcacgtctccatcccataagagtccctttaagaaatgtgtgtttttcaaatggcagcagtgatgtcagtgttGGCGGAGCTaggctgtctttctgtctttcactttcattttgagctgagaagctgctttgtggctcagtttagtttcgttttagatttggagaagctgcaatcacagcaagatgtgtatgaatccctgcaagctaaagaatgttcatttggtgatttcaaagtggtaactgctctcagtagagaatttaaacctgctgtccttctgCAAAAAAGTGTTTTTGTCTTGTGGAtgtcttatagagtactgtattctttgggagggtgtatttgaattgattgttgctaagatgttcaccatgcttataaaatgttaactgggttcatagaataaacattgtttttgtttaaaaatactcttcGTTCTCTgtcgcatcacacctgtaaagtgggcccttctgttccccataaccaaaatctatttaaatttgtgggtcaggtgaactccatgatacactttggggttttctaaaccctggaccataacaatgTGGATCTATATAAATATGTGGTAGCACATCACTTAATGACTAAGTGTCAGTGGATCAAATTGGCACAAGTGGCTGATTATAGTTTGAGTTAATTGCACTATTAACATTGCAATTTCTTTCTGAAATGCAGGTCGAAAGTAATGGGATTAATCAAATTAAACAACTATCCGATGCCTTGGATCAAACATTTCATTCTGTGCAAAAAAGCTTGGGGAAGATTGAAACCTCGCTTAAGAGCACCGTTGAACAGTGTAAGTATTGGCACATCAGCGAATAAAGAATTGTTGCCAGTCAATAGTTGCACAGTGGTGCTTGTCTCAAGATATcttggtgttttttttttaaattgcttatCTTTTCTTCTTTATATTGCTGAAGCTCAATCTAggctcagagaatcatagaatttacagagcagaaggaagccatttggtccattgagtttgcaccggctcttggaaagagcaccctactcaacaccacacctccaccctatccccataacccagtaatcccacccaacactaagggcaattttggacactaggggcaatttagcatggccaatccaccgaccctgcacatctttggactgtgggtggaaactggagcacccggaggaaccccacacagacacggggagaacatgcagactccgcacaggcagtgacccaagccggaactcaacctgggaccctggagctgtgaagcaattgtgctaaccactatgctattgtgctgcccacttaATCCTGACTATTGATTAGCTATTCACTATTTTTTAAAACTGAATTATTGAGCCCAACATCCATGCACATAATCAtcgagggggggtcagtggagagtgATCAGGAGAGGAAATCCTATGGTTTTTCTTTCTTctcctgctctcacctccccaaccCTTAACTCTGAAATGCTGTAGTTAATCATAGAAACCCAGCCACTGGCTTGTCTGAAGTAGTTTAGCCCGCACGGATTTAGGACTTCCTTGGTC contains:
- the LOC140393865 gene encoding uncharacterized protein, with protein sequence MRNRKGKGGQRVEENSAKSDSKNVSESPSAAAGLPLLLWTFLLLLVAGCGIGGWYVQQQLQSIGSLDQTIQILQEKLSQFEKLQDQVHELKQKLLVTEEYEQRLLNLEVSHSDSERKLDKTVVAVAQIQSSDLDNKLATLQSEMSKSLSELRKDLLTKTDLQHVEDTVELLRGTEFARTEQQVASVMSASSKLEESVNSLSASLSSLTGRITNLEAEKQNLQAIQQSAEDISAVKELVAHSLPSLSNGVITLTNQLNQTTLVTNAIQSQIAQHGKELLGLKEVTSVQQAEHLSSKEELENIRELAHRLQTEKISLEELETAVRSTLADDVSQLQNRNSKIDEVMVNLQNHIMEVESNGINQIKQLSDALDQTFHSVQKSLGKIETSLKSTVEQCLSGQVRTFCETSENCAWPHIREVNFPHRILKVPVIMLSLAEISSVDSIGVRVKPVDITDSGFKIQINNVGNYKLATVRVNWMACA